One genomic segment of Candidatus Methylomirabilota bacterium includes these proteins:
- the egtD gene encoding L-histidine N(alpha)-methyltransferase has product MADAPCLETTTMRYRAYAYTDETDRRTRLEEDVRRGLTASPKTLPPKYFYDAIGSKLFEGITELPEYYLTRKEAALLETLAPELMRELEPQDIVELGPGSAVKTRRLLDARNGLRDRLRYVPIDVDELTVQASAARLIADYPFLDVRALVGDFERHLEHVPSPVGRRLVLFLGSTIGNLDPPGRQRLLAQVRALLRSREDRFLVGLDLVKDVTVLEAAYNDASGVTREFNRNILNVVNRGTDADFLPTAFRHVAFYNETAARIEMHLVPDSTQEVHLRRLGLTIRVSPEEGIWTENSYKFSRAAAQAMLEDAGLRLETWHTDSESYFALAVAAPG; this is encoded by the coding sequence GTGGCCGATGCCCCGTGCCTCGAAACGACGACCATGCGCTATCGCGCGTACGCGTATACGGACGAAACCGACAGGCGCACAAGGCTCGAGGAAGACGTGCGCCGCGGGCTCACGGCAAGCCCCAAGACCCTGCCCCCGAAGTACTTCTACGACGCCATCGGATCCAAGCTGTTCGAGGGCATCACCGAGCTTCCCGAGTACTACCTGACGCGGAAGGAAGCGGCGCTCCTCGAGACGCTCGCGCCAGAGCTCATGCGCGAGCTGGAGCCCCAGGACATCGTAGAGCTCGGCCCGGGATCGGCGGTGAAGACCCGCCGGCTCCTCGATGCCCGGAACGGCCTGCGGGACCGCCTTCGCTACGTTCCGATCGACGTCGACGAGCTGACCGTGCAAGCCAGCGCGGCCCGCCTCATTGCCGACTACCCGTTCCTCGACGTGCGCGCTCTCGTGGGTGACTTCGAGCGGCACCTGGAGCACGTGCCCTCCCCGGTCGGCCGCCGGCTCGTGCTCTTTCTCGGCAGCACGATCGGCAACCTCGACCCTCCCGGCAGGCAGCGGCTGCTCGCCCAGGTGCGCGCGCTCCTCCGCAGCCGGGAGGATCGCTTCCTCGTCGGCCTCGACCTCGTCAAGGACGTCACGGTGCTCGAAGCCGCATACAACGATGCGAGCGGCGTCACCCGGGAGTTCAACCGGAACATCCTCAACGTCGTCAACCGCGGCACGGACGCCGACTTCCTCCCCACGGCCTTCCGGCACGTCGCCTTCTACAACGAGACCGCGGCCCGCATCGAGATGCACCTCGTCCCCGACTCGACGCAGGAGGTGCATCTCCGCCGCCTGGGGCTGACCATTCGCGTCTCGCCGGAAGAAGGCATCTGGACGGAGAATTCCTACAAGTTCAGCCGCGCCGCCGCGCAGGCCATGCTCGAAGACGCCGGGCTCCGCCTCGAGACCTGGCACACCGACTCGGAGAGTTACTTCGCCCTCGCGGTCGCCGCTCCGGGCTAG
- a CDS encoding glycine betaine ABC transporter substrate-binding protein, with translation MRTLVAGVALFALLLHGSGVSAAQDGIIRVGSKSFTESYILAEIAAQVIEQAGEARVERRLGLGGTGITYRAIASGAIDLYPEYTGTLARIILKDPALRTPEAIRARLRPSGLTMSEPLGFNNTYALAVRVELAEHLELRSIGDLARHRELTAAFSSGFLEREDGWPGLRRHYGLSLARVRVMEHALTYRALAGGEVDVMDVFSTDGQLERLRLRILRDDRGFFPDYSAVLLARRDMAERFPRTWVRLRQTFEGSLDDRRMAALNAMVDLDGKSIPEVAAAFAGAAQPDAQGRPGIVTELYALTLDHLVLVLVSLAAAIVLGMPMGIAAARFRRIGQVELGAIGMLQTVPALALLVFMIPLFGIGKGPALVALSLYALLPIVRSTYAGMIGIDRHLLEIAFVLGLGRLARLVRIELPLASISIMAGIKTSAVMTVGTATLAAFIGGGGYGALIVRGLALDDTATILAGAAPAAAMAVAFHVVFEFLDRLAVPRGLRR, from the coding sequence ATGCGGACGCTCGTCGCGGGTGTCGCGCTCTTCGCCTTGCTGCTGCACGGATCCGGCGTCAGCGCCGCGCAGGACGGAATCATCCGTGTCGGGTCGAAGTCCTTCACGGAAAGCTACATCCTCGCGGAGATCGCGGCACAGGTTATCGAGCAGGCTGGAGAGGCCCGGGTCGAACGGCGGCTCGGCCTCGGTGGCACCGGCATCACATACCGGGCCATCGCCTCGGGCGCGATTGACCTCTATCCCGAGTACACCGGCACGCTCGCCCGCATCATCCTGAAGGACCCGGCGCTCCGCACGCCCGAGGCGATCCGAGCGCGCCTCCGGCCATCGGGGCTGACGATGAGCGAGCCCCTCGGCTTCAACAACACGTACGCGCTCGCGGTCCGCGTCGAGCTGGCCGAGCACCTGGAGCTCCGGAGCATCGGTGACCTCGCGCGTCACCGCGAGCTCACCGCGGCGTTCAGCTCCGGTTTTCTGGAGCGCGAGGACGGCTGGCCGGGACTCAGGCGCCACTACGGCCTGTCGCTGGCTCGCGTCCGCGTGATGGAGCACGCCCTGACGTACCGGGCGCTCGCCGGCGGCGAGGTGGATGTCATGGACGTCTTCTCGACGGACGGGCAGCTCGAGCGCCTGCGACTTCGGATCCTCCGGGACGATCGGGGCTTCTTCCCGGACTACTCGGCGGTACTGCTGGCCCGCCGGGACATGGCCGAGCGTTTCCCGCGGACGTGGGTGCGGCTCCGCCAAACCTTCGAGGGATCGCTCGACGACCGGCGCATGGCGGCACTCAACGCGATGGTGGACCTGGACGGCAAGAGCATCCCCGAGGTGGCCGCCGCGTTCGCGGGCGCGGCGCAGCCGGACGCGCAGGGCAGGCCGGGCATCGTGACGGAGCTCTACGCCCTCACGCTCGACCACCTGGTCCTCGTCCTGGTCTCCCTGGCCGCCGCCATCGTCCTGGGCATGCCGATGGGCATCGCCGCGGCGCGGTTCCGGCGGATCGGTCAGGTCGAGCTTGGCGCTATCGGCATGCTGCAGACCGTCCCGGCCCTGGCGCTCCTCGTTTTCATGATCCCGCTCTTCGGGATCGGCAAAGGTCCCGCCCTCGTCGCCCTCTCCCTGTACGCGCTCCTCCCCATCGTGCGCAGCACCTACGCGGGGATGATCGGGATCGATCGCCATCTCCTGGAGATCGCCTTTGTGCTCGGGCTCGGGCGGCTGGCGCGCCTGGTTCGCATCGAGCTCCCGCTCGCCTCCATCAGCATCATGGCGGGGATCAAGACGTCCGCCGTCATGACGGTGGGCACGGCCACGCTTGCCGCGTTCATCGGCGGCGGCGGCTACGGAGCGCTGATCGTGCGGGGCTTGGCGCTGGATGATACCGCGACGATCCTGGCCGGGGCTGCGCCCGCCGCGGCGATGGCCGTGGCGTTTCACGTGGTCTTCGAGTTTCTGGACCGCCTCGCGGTCCCGCGCGGCCTCCGCCGCTAA
- a CDS encoding Gfo/Idh/MocA family oxidoreductase — MKPRYRAVLVGCGARGQSHALGLLANPDRFELVALCDRDAERLGALAHTLGITRGYSDAEAMLAAERPDLLCFATPPAVRLELVELGVRHDVRAIAFEKPLALSLADARRIVALCAGGTKAVVCHQLKHAGHWRRVKQIVEEGGIGEIRSFHATARPSMLRAGTHVVDAMLWLGAGTRATSVLGQAHGRKAYLEDHPCPDHVAGVVEFASGARGLLEIGSLAPRHLDDGGFWGDVAVTVRGAEGYARVVLGGGWEAVTRRSGGLVQTGPADISPGEPEHMRLLADWLDDPRRAHPSNLVTSYHGFEILMGLALSSLERRRVDLPIPGTPEAILERLRDALPPDVLPEDVRPAARTPS, encoded by the coding sequence ATGAAGCCTCGGTACCGGGCCGTGCTCGTCGGCTGCGGGGCGCGTGGACAGAGCCATGCGCTTGGCCTTCTCGCGAATCCGGACCGGTTCGAGCTGGTGGCGCTCTGCGATCGAGACGCTGAGCGCCTCGGCGCGCTCGCGCACACGCTTGGCATCACGCGCGGCTACTCCGACGCCGAGGCCATGCTCGCCGCCGAGCGCCCCGACCTGCTCTGCTTCGCCACCCCGCCCGCGGTGCGGCTCGAGCTCGTCGAGCTCGGGGTGCGGCATGACGTTCGCGCGATCGCGTTCGAGAAGCCGCTGGCGCTCTCGCTGGCCGACGCCCGGCGCATTGTCGCGCTCTGCGCGGGCGGCACGAAGGCCGTCGTCTGCCATCAGCTCAAGCACGCCGGCCATTGGCGGCGGGTAAAGCAGATCGTGGAGGAGGGCGGCATCGGGGAGATCCGGTCTTTCCACGCCACTGCCCGTCCGTCGATGCTGCGGGCGGGCACCCATGTCGTCGATGCCATGCTGTGGCTCGGCGCGGGCACGCGCGCGACGTCGGTCCTCGGCCAGGCTCATGGGCGCAAGGCCTATCTCGAGGACCATCCCTGTCCTGATCACGTCGCGGGCGTCGTCGAATTCGCGAGCGGGGCCCGCGGTCTCCTCGAGATCGGTTCTCTGGCGCCACGTCACCTCGACGACGGCGGCTTCTGGGGCGACGTGGCCGTCACCGTCCGGGGCGCCGAGGGCTATGCGCGCGTGGTGCTGGGCGGCGGGTGGGAGGCGGTCACGCGGCGGTCCGGAGGCCTGGTTCAAACCGGGCCCGCCGACATCTCGCCGGGCGAGCCCGAGCACATGCGCCTTCTCGCCGACTGGCTGGACGATCCTCGGCGGGCGCATCCGTCAAATCTCGTGACGAGCTACCACGGCTTCGAGATCCTGATGGGCCTCGCGCTGTCGAGCCTCGAGCGCCGCCGCGTCGATCTGCCCATCCCGGGGACTCCGGAGGCCATCCTGGAGCGACTCAGGGATGCGCTTCCGCCCGATGTGCTTCCAGAGGACGTGCGTCCGGCCGCCCGGACTCCATCGTGA
- a CDS encoding ATP-binding cassette domain-containing protein, whose protein sequence is MIALRAVTKRFGGRLALDGVSIEVRAGAVHVLLGSSGSGKSTVLRLILGLVEPDRGEVLVDGTPVTESTRTALVRRMGYVVQDGGLYPHLTAYQNVALPAEAHGWLPARTRARAAELGAMVGLDEDSLRLYPRELSGGQRQRVGLMRALVLDPPVLLLDEPLGSLDPIVRAELQSQLGRLFAALGKTVVMVTHDIREAALLSRTITLMTEGRIVQQGAFADLVERPASPFVTQFLTAQTLAPGQTLAPGESGAR, encoded by the coding sequence GTGATCGCGCTCCGAGCGGTCACCAAGCGCTTTGGCGGTCGCCTCGCGCTCGACGGCGTGTCGATCGAGGTGCGTGCCGGCGCCGTCCACGTGCTCCTGGGCTCGAGTGGCTCGGGCAAATCGACGGTCCTGCGGCTCATCCTCGGTCTCGTGGAGCCGGACAGGGGCGAAGTGCTGGTGGACGGGACGCCCGTCACCGAGTCCACGCGGACCGCGCTTGTGAGGCGCATGGGCTACGTGGTGCAAGACGGCGGGCTCTACCCGCATCTGACCGCGTACCAGAACGTGGCGCTACCGGCGGAAGCGCATGGCTGGCTGCCGGCGCGGACTCGCGCGCGCGCGGCCGAGCTGGGGGCGATGGTGGGACTCGACGAAGACAGCCTGCGCCTCTATCCGCGCGAGCTCAGCGGGGGACAGCGCCAGCGTGTCGGGCTCATGCGGGCGCTGGTGCTCGACCCGCCCGTGCTCCTCCTCGACGAGCCGCTCGGATCGCTCGACCCGATTGTCCGGGCGGAGCTCCAGAGCCAACTCGGCCGCCTCTTTGCGGCCCTGGGCAAGACCGTCGTGATGGTGACCCACGACATCCGCGAGGCGGCTCTCCTCAGTCGCACCATCACCCTCATGACCGAAGGACGCATCGTCCAGCAGGGGGCGTTCGCCGACTTGGTCGAGCGGCCTGCCTCGCCGTTCGTGACTCAGTTCCTGACCGCCCAAACGCTGGCTCCCGGCCAAACGCTCGCCCCCGGGGAATCGGGGGCCCGATAA
- a CDS encoding SUMF1/EgtB/PvdO family nonheme iron enzyme, with protein MAETMGERLANVWARTDRIFEILAPGAFLAQPIALRHPFIFYVGHLPAFAWNHVCVGVLARPSFNAAFDEIFSRGIDPDVDDPGHCHAHPGIPDRWPTVAEVLAYRDRVRASVLESVDAVTERAGTHLMARDGRVFSMVIEHELMHQETLLYMLQELALDRKVRPAWLPREVTGRGRRPATVQVPPGTATLGAALTDLAFGWDNEFPPAQVFVPGFRIGETPVTNGQFLAFVDDGGYRRRELWAADDWGWSREETLSHPRVWTNQDGRWLYRGLFDLLPLERVMDWPVYVSLAEARAYARWRGLRLPTEAEFHRAAFGDPLGPERSFPWGAGAPGERHGNFDFRHWAPTPVGTYPEGASAWGVYDLVGNGWEWTETPFAGFPGFEAWIPGYPGYSADFFDGKHFVLKGGSWATAAELVRRSFRNWFQAHYSYVFATFRCVAGAEVRAR; from the coding sequence ATGGCTGAGACGATGGGGGAGCGGCTCGCTAACGTATGGGCGCGCACGGACCGGATCTTCGAGATCCTCGCGCCCGGGGCCTTCCTCGCGCAGCCGATCGCGCTGCGCCACCCGTTCATCTTCTATGTCGGGCACCTCCCCGCCTTCGCCTGGAACCACGTGTGCGTGGGTGTCCTCGCGCGGCCCTCCTTCAACGCGGCATTCGATGAGATCTTCTCCCGCGGCATCGATCCCGATGTGGACGATCCGGGTCACTGCCACGCTCACCCGGGAATCCCGGATCGCTGGCCGACCGTGGCCGAGGTGCTCGCCTATCGTGATCGCGTCCGGGCCTCGGTGCTCGAATCCGTGGACGCGGTGACCGAGCGGGCGGGGACGCATCTCATGGCCCGGGATGGGCGCGTCTTCTCGATGGTGATCGAGCACGAGCTCATGCACCAGGAGACGCTTCTCTACATGCTCCAGGAGCTTGCCCTCGACCGGAAGGTCCGTCCCGCCTGGCTCCCGCGCGAGGTGACGGGCCGCGGCCGACGCCCGGCCACGGTGCAGGTGCCCCCGGGGACGGCGACGCTCGGCGCGGCGCTCACCGACCTGGCATTCGGCTGGGACAATGAGTTCCCTCCGGCTCAAGTCTTCGTGCCGGGCTTCCGCATCGGTGAGACGCCGGTGACGAACGGCCAGTTTCTCGCCTTCGTGGACGATGGAGGATACCGGCGGCGCGAGCTCTGGGCTGCCGATGACTGGGGGTGGAGCCGTGAGGAGACGCTCTCTCATCCGCGGGTGTGGACGAACCAGGACGGGCGGTGGCTCTACCGCGGACTCTTCGATCTCCTCCCGCTCGAGCGCGTGATGGATTGGCCCGTGTACGTCAGCCTGGCCGAGGCGCGGGCGTATGCGCGATGGCGGGGTCTGCGGCTGCCCACGGAGGCGGAGTTCCACCGGGCGGCCTTCGGCGATCCACTGGGACCCGAGCGCTCCTTTCCCTGGGGAGCAGGCGCTCCCGGCGAGCGACACGGCAACTTCGACTTTCGCCACTGGGCGCCGACGCCAGTGGGCACGTACCCCGAGGGAGCGAGCGCGTGGGGTGTCTACGACCTCGTGGGCAATGGGTGGGAATGGACCGAGACGCCGTTCGCGGGCTTCCCGGGTTTCGAGGCGTGGATCCCGGGCTATCCTGGCTACTCAGCCGATTTCTTCGACGGCAAGCACTTTGTCCTCAAGGGCGGTTCGTGGGCGACCGCCGCGGAGCTCGTACGCCGGAGCTTCCGCAACTGGTTCCAGGCGCACTATTCGTACGTCTTCGCCACGTTTCGCTGTGTCGCCGGCGCGGAGGTTCGCGCCCGCTAG